The Pseudobacteriovorax antillogorgiicola genome segment ACCTTCGGCCATGAGGCAGGTGACAAGCTGATCAATACCGTAGGTGATATCCTTAGACGCTCCTGCCGCAAAACAGATGTGATCTCTCGCTCCGGCGGCGATGAGTTCATCATTCTTTGCCCCAATACCAACTTTGAGAAAACCATCGCAATCGTGGACCGAATTCGCAAATATGAGCAAGAGACCAAGCTCACGTTCACCCACAAAGAGACAGGGGCTACTGAGTCTGTTTCAGTTCGAATGAGTTTGGGTGTGGCTGACTCCGACGAGTTCGAGCCCAGTAAAGTTCTTGCTGAGGCAGATCATCGGGAATCACTCGATAAGCAGGAATACTACAAAACTCACAAGAAATACCGCTAAGCCTTCGAAAAATACTAGGAAAGCATGGCGCGCATCGACTCCAGCACCGTTATAGCAGGAGGCCCTTGGAGCCCAAAGCACTCATGAATCGCCATGAGAGCTCCATTATTATCGCCTTGTTGGATGAGTATTCGGATTTGCATGGCCCGGCTTTGGATACCATGATCTTTCTGATAGCAGGCATGATAATACTCGGCTGCATGATATGCGTTCTTCTCGTCTAGATTCAAGATCTGCTCCAGAATCTGCGCCGCGATTCCAATCTGCCCTCCGACAATGGCAAAGGCAAACATCGCAAAGTTTGCTTCTTTGGGCTTTTCTTCCGGGGGCTTATAGTTTGTTGGAAACTTTAATAGCTTGCCTGCATTCTTGGGATCGCTCTTAAACTTCATAGGACAGTGGTTCCTCAGTCAGTTTTAGGAGAGGATACAACTAGGGCCAAGTTAGCTACTAAAAGCCACAATTGATTTGCTGCAGAACGCAGCTTTCCCTAGGACAAACCCGTATCGGAAGTTTAGACCCGAAAATACAAAGAATTCTAAGGTATCAAATTTTCCTAAAAATTACGATACTATGCCAGACAACTACTCATCACCCACTGCAAGATCCACATAGCTGACAGCATAAGTCATGGAAAAATCACTGTGCATACAGTCTCCATTGTCGTTATCACCAGTAGCTACCAATGAAACCATTAAGGTCTCGCGACCAGAAAGCTTTGCAGATAGTATCGCGAAATCCTCTGGAAAATATTGCACTGCCAACTGCCCAAAAGTATCCGTCTCTGGAATCTCGCAGCCAGAGTTGGCTCCCAAGCAATATGGATCAGCATCAAAATCAACAGCCATGCCCCTGACTGACTCAAACTCCCAAAAGTAGAGTCCTTCTTTTTGGCTCAAACGAGAGAAGAAGCTGCGATTGCTACTCATGATCACAAAACTCTCCAAGGTCATTACTAGCAGATCGTCGTATTGGAGCTGCGAGCTTTGTGAAGTCATCGAAAGCCCGCAAACAAGTGCTTCCGTTCCTGGCAGTTCAATTTGAGAGAATTGCTGGGACACCGCTTGAATCCTGCCATTCACACGCCCTAAATTTTCACCTTCGCCAAACGCGCACTCACTAATTGCAGGGAAGGAAAGAGTCTGCACCACAGTTTTTTGTGTGAGTTGAGAGCATAGATCGACAACATCCTGACTTTCAACTAAACCTTCCGACTCAAGAGCTTCGGCAGCTTCCTCAGAGGGATTCACCACAATAGCATCGGAGGATGACGGAGCAACGACGACCTCTTCGGTCTTCGTATCACCTTTGAAGGTGCCGCCACCAACATCAACCCCTGAGAACCCTATACCATCGCCTGAGCAGCCATTCAGCAAGATGGCTTTTGCGAGTATGGAGTAAGTTTTAAATCGCAAGTCTGCCATGATAGGACCTCCAAGTTCATGACCAAGAAGTCTTTCGGTAAGATAAGAGGCAAAAATAAGAAACCTTGTCACCGATGGCAGTTTTTCAATTTTGTAAGGAAATTTAGCAGTCTATCGGAACAGCGCAATTCTGATTGAAGAGAAAAAATCAGCAAGCCTCACACAGCTTGCTTCTGGGAAACTTATTTACCCGAAGTTCTTATAAAGAAATCAAAAGATTATGATTTTTATTCATCCACGTGATCGGAGCTGAAGAACCGGTGGCACCGACCCTCCGTTATATACCAAGCTCTAACATCATGTCAGATGCTGGGCCGACCCCTGCACCAGCCCCAACTTTCTGACCTTCGCCTTTCAAGCAGTACTCAAGGGCCCCTAACAAAGTGAGAACCTGATTCTTCCCGCAGGCATCCCCCATCAAACCAATTCTCCAGACCTTGCCTTTAAACGCACCTAGTCCCCCTCCGATTTCAATGTTGAAATCTTGTAGCAGACGCCTTCGCACTTTCGCATCATCTACACCATCAGGAATAGCCACCGCGTTCAATTGTGGAAGCCGATGAGCTTTGTCAGCCATGAACTGTAAGCCTAAGCCCTCCAAGCCTGCAGCGAGGCAACGGTGAAGATTGTCGTGCCGTTGCCAACGAGTCTCCAATCCTTCCTCACAGATCTGCTGCAAGGCTGCATGCAAACCGTAGTTCATCGACACGGGAGCTGTATGATGATAGGCCCGTTCTCCTCCCCAATAGCCCATGACCATACTTAAGTCGAGATACCAGCTTTGTACCTTACTCTTCCGTGAACTCAAGACATCAGCCGCTCGCTGACTAAAGGAAACTGGTGCTAACCCAGGAGGACAGCTAAGGCACTTCTGCGATCCGCTGTACACCGCATCGATTCCCCACTCATCAACCATCACAGGCACCCCTGCCAGCGAGGTCACTGCGTCGACAATCAAAAATCCATCGTCTCCATGAACGAGTTCACCAATGCCATCTAAAGGCTGCAATGCACCAGTTGAAGTTTCCCCATGTACAAGTCCTAAAAACTTAGGCTTGTGAGTTTGCCAAGCATTCTTTACCTCTGCCAATGAGAAGACTTCGCCCCAGGGCTTTTCAATGGTGACAACTTCTGCCCCTGCCCGTTCCGCCACATCGGCCATTCTCTTGCCAAAAACGCCGTTGACTCCAATTAGGATTTTGTCGCCTTCTTGGATTAGATTCACAATGCAAGCTTCCATTCCGGCGGAGCCAGTGGCACTAATCGGGATCGTCAGCTCATTGTTTGTTTGAAAAACATAGCGAAGCATTGACTGATTATCATCCATTATGCTTAAAAACTCGGGGTCAAGGTGCCCTACAAGTGGCTTTGCCATAGCTTCCCGAACCCGATCGGAAACATCGCTAGGCCCAGGTCCCATAAGAACTCGGCGAGGTGGGTTGAGCGACTTTACCTGTGGAGCTTGTTGGATTGACATATGATCCCCCGTTGTCTTGATAAATCTGCAATTGATGACGGCACGAAGGATACTACGTTTTCTTTAGGACGCCGACATCTTTTTTAGCCATTCCTCTCAACAGCTCCCAGACATCACTTCAAGACTAGAGGACATAGAAACCAATTGCTACGTATAGGTAAGATGGATCGATATTACGATCCCATAGTGTTTCAGCTGACTGGCGCCAGTCACCGTCACTTGTAATCTGACTCCATTCGAAGGTATCTGACTCCTTGACAAGCACAGAAGGCTTCATACCCACAATCAGATAAAACCTCGATCCCTGGCTTTGCCAGGCAAAGTCTAAACAGGCTGATTGGCTGGAGCTGATAAACGTAAAAGCCGCATTGGGGTCAGCTCTTGGATTTAGATACTCGAATGATAACCATGAGACCTCGTATCCTAGGCCAATACTCAGCCCACTCGTGAAGACATACCGACCACCTGTAGCAGCTGAATAGCGATTATGAGCGATAACAACCTCTCCCAGGCCATTCAATTGCTGAAGTTGGTGAGCAGACCCATTCACAAACCATTGCCAGCGTCGCCAGTTCAAGTGCCCTGCCACCATTGGCCCCGATGCATGACTCCCGGCTCCTCCCACAGCAAACCCTAAGCGATAGGGAAGATGCATACTTTTCATTCTCAATTTTGATTTCTTTTCTCTGACCACTGGATTTGACTTGAGTCGACTTTTTCTGCTTCTGGGAGTCTTGGGCGCAGCGGTAGCCTTGGTTTCCTTGAAATTCACATTCTGATTTTTCGTAGGAGTTGCTGGTATTTCCGGTTTTAAAGGCTTTGCCAAAGCGCTTGGGGGGAAGATACTCAAGTAGTACCACATCGTAGTACAGTATAGAATGAAGCATCCGCGATAGGTTTTCCTAGCTTTGACAGCCAAGCTTGTCTCCTTTAACGTCCTTGACTGCCTGTCATCGGCGGAACTTCATGGGGAGATAAAAGTCTTGTGAAGAAACGCCCTGCACGCTGCGTCGTCGTTGACATAACTGGACGCTAAATTGAGACGCCAGTGGCAGAGTTCCAAAACCTTTACCAAAACAAAAGAAATAGAAGCTTGAATTGTGCCCCTTTAAGGGTACAGCAAGATCCCCTTCACTTGCGTAGCTTACTAATTTTGCATCATTATTCATAAGTGATTTTTTATCCCTTAAGCCAGACGGTCATCATAAGGGGAAAATTTTTGAGTATTTTTAAACTACTGGAGCATCTTCAGTTAGAAATTCTTAGGTCTCTAGGAGTTGGGCCGATATCTTGGACGTCAGAAGAATGCTGAAAGGATATCGACCATGAATTTTGGTATCAACACAACGTTGAAAAGACTTTCTCTTAAAGGACGGGTTTGGCTCATACTCGGCACCATCACAACCATCGTTCTTCTGGGTGCTATAAGTGTTTTTTCCCTCATGAACTACATTACTAACGGTTACCAACGAACCTTAGACCACTACAAGCGTATGGAAAGCGATTTCCGAACTATTAGAATTCAAATGCTTGAAATGACGCGAACGGAGAAAGACTTTATATCGAGTAAAGATGAGATTTTTGTGGACCTCATGGCCGAAAGTTTCGACAACTTTGATAAGGCATTCACAGCAATGTTGGAAAACGACCAGGAAGTCGTGTCTGCTGAAATGCTACAAAATATTAAAACCAGTATTAGTGCGTACCGAAACGCTTTTCAAGACGTCGTGAAACTCACTATGGAGGAAACAGAAAAGATATCCGAAACTCGACGCCAGGGAAGTCGCTTAGAGGAGTACGCACTTAAACGCAGTGGTGGCAATAATGTATCGGCTGCAACCTATCAGGAAACGGTAAAGCTTCTCGAACTAGAGGCTCAGGGTAGCAACTTCCTCGGCAGCTTTAATCCTGAATATCTCGAACGAGCAGAAAAAACTGCTGAAGCCGTCAGATCCGGCGAAGGTTACGAGTTGGCATCGGCTTACCTATCACTTCTCAAAGAAGTCGCACAGCTCCACGATGCCGCGACCTCCAATGTAGAAAGTATCCAGCTCCATCTTATGAAGGCCGAAGAAAGTATTCTGAAGGGTATTGAACTGCTCAAGGCAAAAGCGACGGAGCAGGCTCAAAAGATGAATGATGCGGCTGACCTTATCGAAATTGGGATGATCATAGGTAGTTTCGTTGTAATTCTAATTACTGCTGGAGCCTTTGTCCTATTCAACAATTTATCCCGTAGTATGACTGATATTTCAAATAAAATTCGCTTATCTAGCCATGATACCTTTGTCAGTAGCGAAACCTTAAAAAGTGCATCCGACAAGGTTTCTAAAGCAGCAAGCGAACAAGCTTCGGCCA includes the following:
- a CDS encoding pyridoxal-phosphate-dependent aminotransferase family protein; translation: MSIQQAPQVKSLNPPRRVLMGPGPSDVSDRVREAMAKPLVGHLDPEFLSIMDDNQSMLRYVFQTNNELTIPISATGSAGMEACIVNLIQEGDKILIGVNGVFGKRMADVAERAGAEVVTIEKPWGEVFSLAEVKNAWQTHKPKFLGLVHGETSTGALQPLDGIGELVHGDDGFLIVDAVTSLAGVPVMVDEWGIDAVYSGSQKCLSCPPGLAPVSFSQRAADVLSSRKSKVQSWYLDLSMVMGYWGGERAYHHTAPVSMNYGLHAALQQICEEGLETRWQRHDNLHRCLAAGLEGLGLQFMADKAHRLPQLNAVAIPDGVDDAKVRRRLLQDFNIEIGGGLGAFKGKVWRIGLMGDACGKNQVLTLLGALEYCLKGEGQKVGAGAGVGPASDMMLELGI
- a CDS encoding methyl-accepting chemotaxis protein; translated protein: MNFGINTTLKRLSLKGRVWLILGTITTIVLLGAISVFSLMNYITNGYQRTLDHYKRMESDFRTIRIQMLEMTRTEKDFISSKDEIFVDLMAESFDNFDKAFTAMLENDQEVVSAEMLQNIKTSISAYRNAFQDVVKLTMEETEKISETRRQGSRLEEYALKRSGGNNVSAATYQETVKLLELEAQGSNFLGSFNPEYLERAEKTAEAVRSGEGYELASAYLSLLKEVAQLHDAATSNVESIQLHLMKAEESILKGIELLKAKATEQAQKMNDAADLIEIGMIIGSFVVILITAGAFVLFNNLSRSMTDISNKIRLSSHDTFVSSETLKSASDKVSKAASEQASAIQETVATLNEITAMVNKSVDNANTSTEKANLSHEIATEGREAVNNMRQSMKDIEVSITNMMSQVEESNEQIENIVRIISEISSKTAVINDIVFQTKLLSFNASVEAARAGDHGKGFAVVAEEVGNLAQMSGNAAKEISELLGNSSERVQQIVKRSKEEMGRLVHEGSDKVSVGVDIANRCDEILGEVVEHVSNVKELMIEISHASKEQAEGVNNISIAMNELDEATHSNSDMAHETSSCSSELATQSRSLASAVELLDTEVFGMGKTNSSRPAAHDSKRSAEDDLQDSLDEIDVNDNVHELRRDQGTGKAASKKRVVGFDDIPSSDNPGFDDE